In Yarrowia lipolytica chromosome 1F, complete sequence, a genomic segment contains:
- a CDS encoding uncharacterized protein (Compare to YALI0F17116g, similar to Saccharomyces cerevisiae SGS1 (YMR190C); ancestral locus Anc_6.278, some similarities with uniprot|P35187 Saccharomyces cerevisiae YMR190c SGS1 DNA helicase) — protein MKRKHDGDSTDDDISGQQNHSYSEAHVYSVLRSVFKKDAFRGCQKEIVEAAMKGRDALVLLPTGHGKSLTFQLPAVAVSKGVTMVVSPLLALMANQVQGLKKLDIPAETLNSDVQGHDRRTILQDLVSDNPETRLLYLSPEYISNQAFQRILKRLYDQDLLVRIVIDEAHCCVEWGHSFRSTYKELGFLRQEYPNVPITALTATASESVQKGIIDIMGLDEKRLGVFTTSINRSNLHYEVRYLIPDYRFTDSNSIQEVVMKDILEFLQDYKERRQAQKSTCPGAGIVYCRTRALVEKVAQNLGRKGYGAHAFHAGMDLNVREDILTKWTDSEPGYEIVVATIAFGMGVDKPNVRFVINFDLPDNLESYYQLSGRAGRDNKGARCIIYYCSGAHSPTANADMKRYCSKANQCRHVSIAEYFEPQKTRTVKERTQLAKEYCDYACDVCKNKQFVSSRYMAMVRAVDSLSEGVSSTQPSCSRSLAIK, from the coding sequence ATGAAGAGGAAACACGACGGAGATTCGACAGACGACGATATATCTGGTCAACAGAACCACTCGTATTCGGAAGCGCATGTCTACAGCGTGCTGAGATCGgtgttcaagaaggacgcGTTTCGAGGATGTCAAAAGGAGATAGTGGAGGCGGCTATGAAGGGAAGAGACGCATTAGTGTTACTTCCTACGGGCCACGGCAAGTCATTGACCTTCCAGCTGCCAGCTGTTGCAGTTTCCAAGGGCGTCACTATGGTGGTGAGTCCGCTACTAGCTCTTATGGCTAACCAGGTTCAGGGGCTTAAGAAACTTGATATCCCTGCAGAGACACTGAATAGTGACGTCCAGGGTCACGACAGGCGCACAATTCTGCAAGATCTGGTCAGTGATAACCCTGAAACCCGCCTGTTGTACCTGTCGCCTGAGTACATCTCAAACCAGGCATTTCAGCGCATCCTCAAGCGTCTTTACGATCAGGACTTGCTGGTGAGGATTGTGATTGACGAGGCCCATTGTTGTGTGGAATGGGGTCACTCTTTCAGGTCCACTTACAAAGAGCTGGGGTTCTTACGACAGGAGTACCCCAATGTTCCCATCACTGCTCTCACAGCTACAGCATCCGAAAGCGTCCAGAAAGGAATAATCGACATTATGGGACTGGACGAGAAGAGGCTGGGAGTGTTCACCACGTCTATCAATCGCTCCAACTTGCATTACGAGGTCAGATACCTCATCCCCGATTATCGCTTCACAGACTCGAACAGTATTCAGGAAGTGGTCATGAAGGACATTCTGGAGTTTCTACAAGACTACAAGGAACGCAGACAGGCCCAGAAGTCGACATGTCCCGGTGCAGGCATTGTGTATTGTCGTACCCGAGCCTTGGTCGAGAAGGTGGCTCAGAACTTGGGTAGGAAGGGGTATGGAGCTCATGCTTTCCATGCAGGCATGGATCTCAACGTCAGAGAAGATATTTTAACCAAATGGACGGACTCGGAGCCCGGCTACGAAATTGTTGTAGCCACCATTGCATTTGGAATGGGTGTGGATAAGCCCAACGTCCGGTTTGTCATCAACTTTGATCTTCCTGACAACCTGGAGTCTTACTACCAGTTATCAGGTCGAGCAGGCAGAGACAACAAGGGCGCCAGGTGTATCATTTACTATTGTTCAGGTGCCCATAGCCCTACTGCGAATGCCGATATGAAAAGGTACTGTTCCAAGGCCAATCAATGTCGTCATGTTTCTATTGCTGAATATTTTGAACCCCAGAAGACGCGAACCGTCAAGGAGAGAACCCAGTTGGCGAAAGAATACTGTGATTATGCTTGCGATGTGTGCAAAAATAAGCAGTTTGTGTCTTCTAGATACATGGCGATGGTTAGAGCTGTTGACTCCTTGTCGGAGGGTGTATCTAGCACTCAGCCTAGTTGTTCCAGGAGTTTAGCCATCAAGTGA
- a CDS encoding uncharacterized protein (Compare to YALI0F17138g, similar to Saccharomyces cerevisiae DPH5 (YLR172C); ancestral locus Anc_1.387, highly similar to uniprot|P32469 Saccharomyces cerevisiae YLR172c DPH5 diphthamide methyltransferase), which yields MLHLIGLGLSHETDITVRGLETIKKCKRVYLEAYTSILMAAEKETLEKFYGKELILADREMVEQASDDILAGAQEDDIAFLVVGDPFGATTHTDLVIRARELGIKYQTIHNASVMNAVGACGLQLYNFGQTVSLVFFTDSWKPDSFYDKIHENRKIGLHTLVLLDIKVKEQSIENIMRGRNVFEPPRYMSIEQAASQLLEIEESRDEKVYCSDTPAIAVSRLGSPRQCIKAGSLGELAEYESGEPLHSLIVLGNNVHDLEIDFLVEFADDPEAFKALITKDAENFKKEVKIMSYSDDDDE from the coding sequence ATGCTTCATCTGATTGGCCTGGGTCTGTCCCACGAAACCGACATCACTGTCCGAGGTCTGGAGACCATCAAAAAGTGCAAGCGAGTCTACCTCGAGGCGTACACTTCGATTCTCATGgccgccgagaaggagacccTGGAGAAGTTCTACGGCAAGGAGCTCATTCTGGCCGACCGAGAGATGGTCGAGCAGGCATCCGACGACATTCTGGCCGGCGCCCAGGAGGACGATATTGCATTTCTGGTGGTGGGAGACCCCTTTGGAGCCACCACCCATACCGACTTGGTGATTCGAGCCCGAGAGCTGGGAATCAAATACCAGACTATCCACAACGCCTCGGTCATGAATGCTGTTGGAGCCTGCGGTCTGCAGCTGTACAACTTTGGCCAGACCGTGTCTCTCGTTTTCTTCACCGATTCATGGAAGCCCGATTCTTTCTATGACAAGATCCACGAGAACCGAAAGATTGGTCTGCACACcctggttcttcttgacatcaaggtcaaggagcagaGCATTGAAAACATTATGCGAGGCCGAAACGTCTTTGAGCCTCCCCGATACATGTCTATTGAGCAGGCTGCTtcccagctgctggagattgaggaaTCTCGAGATGAGAAGGTGTACTGTTCCGACACCCCAGCTATTGCTGTCTCTCGACTAGGATCTCCTCGACAATGCATCAAGGCCGGTTCTCTGGGAGAGCTTGCTGAGTACGAGTCTGGCGAGCCTCTGCACTCTCTGATTGTGCTTGGAAACAACGTGCACGACCTGGAGATCGACTTCCTGGTCGAGTTTGCTGATGATCCCGAGGCTTTCAAGGctctcatcaccaaggatGCCGAGaacttcaagaaggaggtcaagaTTATGTCTTactccgacgacgacgacgagtaA
- a CDS encoding uncharacterized protein (Compare to YALI0F17160g, similar to uniprot|Q6CB47 Yarrowia lipolytica YALI0C21978g) produces the protein MLPSEILDHICCYLDLEALVSLTQTSRELLELIFETTYRDVLLRYCPFYDLDYSQWDSWKASALHFSKVDTRPFELSLKNPIHINTPLPDDFQCFCRGADLKSEIVYEDSGVFIENKFVNLSQSHRKVPPSPILMYIDSAPFGLVHEINYGEESMKVVGDFHRSICTSQIMAAVSTYGDQLGLLMKDLTEKMEDPEEAPLYFARLHGRGPFRLQAVGKRVILVVTGHKGELFSSIFSAPGGFTNLVYTKPLRKLPAGMLFYDGHVYDVFMSLSKKPVVQSTRSNSSTPEEWKLNRYHKVEQDERHTQYALIYNQHGVVSALVDLKEHKIQNLMDTPNAPQSFGTWSIPTQAFGTERHLIFIGISKGAVRIHKYSETYLADRYRGQNHRSMPIGLDVFHPAEEDSTDVLTYSKLNSFVDRFAGLNIPSWPGE, from the coding sequence ATGCTACCATCGGAGATACTCGACCACATTTGCTGCTACTTAGATCTGGAGGCTCTCGTTTCCCTTACTCAAACCAGTcgagagctgctggaaTTGATTTTTGAAACAACTTACCGTGACGTGCTTCTGAGATATTGCCCCTTCTATGATCTCGACTACAGCCAATGGGACAGCTGGAAGGCTAGTGCCCTTCACTTTTCAAAGGTGGACACACGGCCTTTCGAGTTGAGTCTGAAAAATCCAATTCATATCAACACACCTCTTCCAGACGATTTCCAATGTTTCTGCCGCGGAGCAGATCTGAAAAGCGAAATTGTCTACGAAGATAGCGGTGTCTTCATCGAGAACAAGTTTGTGAATCTCAGCCAATCGCACAGGAAAGTCCCGCCTTCCCCTATACTAATGTACATTGACAGCGCTCCCTTTGGCTTGGTTCACGAGATCAATTATGGCGAGGAGTCTATGAAGGTGGTAGGCGACTTCCATCGATCTATTTGCACTTCGCAGATAATGGCTGCTGTTTCAACCTATGGAGACCAGCTCGGTCTTCTCATGAAGGATCTTACAGAAAAGATGGAGGATCCCGAAGAAGCTCCCTTGTACTTTGCAAGACTACATGGTAGAGGGCCATTCAGATTGCAAGCTGTGGGGAAAAGGGTGATCCTGGTCGTCACGGGACACAAGGGAGAGCTATTCTCGTCTATATTCAGCGCGCCTGGCGGATTCACGAATCTTGTGTACACGAAACCGCTTAGAAAACTTCCTGCTGGGATGCTCTTCTACGACGGCCATGTTTACGACGTGTTCATGTCTCTCTCGAAGAAGCCTGTTGTTCAGAGCACCAGATCCAACTCGTCTACTCCTGAAGAGTGGAAACTAAACAGATACCACAAGGTGGAACAGGACGAACGACACACACAATATGCCTTGATCTACAACCAGCATGGAGTGGTTTCTGCGCTTGTCGATCTGAAGGAGCACAAGATCCAAAACTTGATGGATACTCCAAATGCCCCGCAAAGCTTTGGAACATGGTCGATACCGACACAAGCTTTTGGCACAGAGCGCCACCTGATCTTTATTGGCATCTCCAAAGGTGCTGTGCGCATTCATAAGTACTCGGAGACATATTTGGCAGATAGGTACAGGGGCCAGAATCACAGAAGCATGCCGATCGGTCTGGATGTATTTCATcctgctgaggaggactcCACCGATGTTCTTACCTATTCAAAGTTGAATTCCTTCGTCGACCGGTTTGCGGGTTTGAACATTCCTTCTTGGCCCGGGGAGTGA
- a CDS encoding uncharacterized protein (Compare to YALI0F17182g, weakly similar to uniprot|Q8KCX2 Chlorobium tepidum Hypothetical protein CT1285) gives MPTIHTEIEINAPAAVVSQILYQFNKYPEWNTFLTFVLGNSNDYSHRPQELANEHITIQVWTPGKQKPQIFDCVVNKWEPNNLSWEGHLLSKHIIKGEHYFEIVPVSENKCIFKHGENFSGGVAAVASFTSVFENLKPNYERMNQELKKRAEAGVSKL, from the coding sequence ATGCCCACCATTCACACAGAAATCGAAATCAATGCTCCCGCAGCAGTCGTCAGCCAGATTCTGTACCAGTTTAACAAGTACCCCGAATGGAACACCTTCCTGACCTTTGTCCTGGGCAACTCCAACGACTACTCTCACCGACCccaggagctggccaaCGAACACATCACCATCCAGGTGTGGACCCCCGGCAAGCAGAAGCCCCAAATCTTTGACTGTGTCGTCAACAAATGGGAGCCCAACAACCTGTCATGGGAGGGCCATCTGCTCAGCAAGCACATTATCAAGGGCGAGCACTACTTTGAGATCGTGCCTGTGAGCGAGAACAAGTGTATTTTCAAGCATGGCGAGAACTTTAGCGGCGGGGTGGCCGCAGTGGCCTCCTTCACCTCTGTGTTTGAAAACCTCAAGCCCAACTACGAGCGAATGAAccaggagctcaagaagcggGCTGAGGCCGGCGTCTCAAAGCTGTAA
- a CDS encoding uncharacterized protein (Compare to YALI0F17204g, weakly similar to uniprot|Q9C228 Neurospora crassa Related to CSI2 protein, similar to Saccharomyces cerevisiae PRM5 (YIL117C) and YNL058C; ancestral locus Anc_2.250) yields the protein MKLNPMVLVLATVALASTITTPPPRATLAPRQDNTDSKDDNNESIVTRFTANKSKNTFTEEPPTLTLPGMPTSEPVIPYTEDNPYVNTSKYPEGTVFICVGSILGGLTLLVTAWRFGVAWHMKKQIKKANAAEPLMAAYHNKNPRPKRKFDHKSLFPTENPFGNHAELSMDNLSPQGKSMSKAQAASMAAHKSSLFFSPTAEVMNAQKNGGGMGEMQQQPAYHPGSSANSFMGFNNSGNRSTAYLPSGYYGPQSGQLNSMTSQSRASMRGSMMAPSMVGGRANSLRPMSHMDGQSGNIGGVRAPSAFLDDMLKDDMMSEDEREK from the coding sequence ATGAAGCTCAATCCCATGGTCCTGGTGCTGGCCACGGTAGCCCTGGCCTCCACCATCACAACTCCCCCTCCACGAGCCACCCTGGCTCCTCGGCAGGACAACACAGATTCCAAGGATGACAACAACGAAAGTATCGTGACCCGGTTCACCGCCAACAAGAGCAAAAACACCTTCACCGAGGAGCCACCGACCCTGACGCTCCCCGGCATGCCCACCTCGGAGCCTGTCATCCCCTACACCGAAGATAACCCCTACGTCAACACATCCAAGTACCCCGAGGGCACCGTGTTCATCTGTGTGGGTTCCATTCTGGGAGGTCTCACACTGCTGGTCACGGCATGGCGATTCGGTGTCGCATGGCACATGAAGAAGCAAATCAAAAAGGCCAACGCTGCCGAGCCTCTCATGGCTGCTTACCACAACAAGAACCCTCGGCCCAAACGTAAGTTCGACCACAAGTCCTTGTTCCCCACGGAAAACCCGTTTGGAAATCACGCAGAGCTGTCCATGGACAACCTGTCGCCTCAGGGCAAGAGCATGTCCAAAGCGCAGGCGGCCTCCATGGCCGCCCACAAGTCGTCgcttttcttctctcctaCTGCCGAGGTGATGAACGCCCAGAAAAATGGTGGAGGAATGGGCGAaatgcagcagcagccagcCTACCACCCGGGATCGTCCGCAAACTCATTCATGGGCTTCAACAACTCCGGAAACAGATCTACTGCATACCTGCCTTCGGGTTACTATGGCCCTCAGTCTGGCCAGTTGAACTCCATGACCTCGCAGTCTCGAGCCAGTATGAGAGGCTCCATGATGGCTCCTTCCATGGTTGGAGGACGGGCCAACTCGCTGCGACCTATGAGTCACATGGACGGACAGAGTGGAAATATTGGAGGAGTccgagctccttctgctttCTTGGATGAcatgctcaaggacgacatGATGAGTGAGGACGAGAGAGAAAAATAG
- a CDS encoding uncharacterized protein (Compare to YALI0F17226g, highly similar to uniprot|Q03667 Saccharomyces cerevisiae YMR002w Hypothetical 16.7 kDa protein in CDC5- MVP1 intergenic region, similar to Saccharomyces cerevisiae MIC17 (YMR002W); ancestral locus Anc_6.34): protein MARTRSRAAPARAAPSQSRSASTMAHPQQQHYNHPPPAAAPPVQAAPQQPGMFAQMASTAAGVAVGSTIGHTLGAGITGMFGGGSSSAPAEQQAAPVAAAPAQVQQQQQTGACEADARAFTKCLDENNGNMQICDWYLQALKACQQAASSY from the coding sequence atggcTAGAACACGATCCAGAGCCGCTCCTGCCCGAGCCGCTCCTTCTCAGTCCCGATCTGCCTCCACCATGGCTCatccccagcagcagcactACAAccaccctcctcctgccGCCGCTCCTCCCGTCCAGGCCGCCCCTCAGCAGCCCGGTATGTTCGCCCAGATGGCTTCTACTGCCGCCGGTGTTGCCGTCGGATCCACCATTGGCCACACTCTGGGTGCCGGAATCACTGGCATGTTCGGAGGAGGATCTTCTTCCGCTCCCGCCGAGCAGCAGGCTGCTCCTGTGGCCGCCGCCCCCGCCcaggtccagcagcagcagcagaccgGTGCTTGTGAGGCCGACGCCCGAGCCTTCACCAAGTGCCTCGACGAGAACAACGGAAACATGCAGATCTGCGACTGGTACCTCCAGGCCCTCAAGGCTTGCCAGCAGGCTGCCAGCTCTTACTAA
- a CDS encoding uncharacterized protein (Compare to YALI0F17248g, uniprot|Q9UUU1 Yarrowia lipolytica NUCM protein precursor) produces MLRSAAARAVRAVRPRLSARYMATTALPQDPIPSGALGQKVPHVDESHQDLLFRTSHMVEDLETYDEDSPINTSDANTRIRAFTINFGPQHPAAHGVLRLILELSGEEIIRSDPHVGLLHRGTEKLIEYKTYMQALPYFDRLDYVSMMTNEQVFSLAVEKLLNVEVPLRGKYIRTMFGEITRVLNHLMSVCSHAMDVGALTPFLWGFEEREKLMEFYERVSGARLHAAYVRPGGVSQDLPAGLLDDIYMWATQFGDRLDEIEELLTDNRIWKLRTVNIGTVTAQDALNLGLSGPMLRGSGIPFDIRKNAPYDAYDKVDFDVPVGMNGDCYDRYLIRMAEFRQSLRIIEQCCNDMPAGAVKVEDFKINSPPRNLMKEDMEALIHHFLLYTKGYSVPPGETYTAIEAPKGEMGVYVVSDGSERPYKCKIRAPGFAHLGAFDHIARGHFLPDAVAIIGTMDLVFGEVDR; encoded by the coding sequence ATGCTGcgatctgctgctgcccgaGCCGTCAGGGCTGTGCGCCCCCGGCTGTCTGCTCGATACATGGCCACCACCGCTCTGCCCCAGGACCCCATCCCCTCCGGAGCTCTGGGCCAGAAGGTGCCTCACGTCGATGAGAGCCACCAGGACCTGCTGTTCCGAACCTCTCACATGGTGGAGGATCTCGAGACCTACGACGAGGACTCCCCTATCAACACGTCGGACGCCAACACCCGAATCCGAGCCTTCACCATCAACTTTGGTCCCCAGCATCCCGCTGCCCACGGTGTGCTGCGTCTgattctggagctgtctgGAGAGGAAATCATTCGATCGGACCCCCACGTCGGTCTGCTGCACCGAGGAACcgagaagctcattgaGTACAAGACTTACATGCAGGCGCTGCCATACTTTGATCGTCTGGATTACGTGTCCATGATGACCAACGAGCAGGTTTTCTCTCTGGCTgtcgagaagctgctcaacgtGGAGGTGCCCCTGCGAGGCAAGTACATCCGAACCATGTTCGGAGAGATCACCCGAGTGCTCAACCATCTCATGTCCGTGTGTTCACACGCCATGGATGTCGGTGCTCTGACCCCCTTCCTTTGGGGTTTTGAGGAGCGAGAAAAGCTTATGGAGTTCTACGAGCGAGTCTCTGGAGCCCGTCTGCACGCCGCGTACGTGCGACCTGGAGGAGTCTCCCAGGACCTGCCCGCCGGCCTGCTGGACGATATTTACATGTGGGCTACACAGTTCGGTGACCGTCTGGACGAAatcgaggagctgctgaccGATAACCGAATTTGGAAGCTACGAACCGTCAACATTGGAACCGTGACCGCCCAGGACGCCTTGAACCTTGGTCTTTCCGGCCCCATGCTGCGAGGATCCGGTATCCCCTTTGACATTCGAAAGAACGCCCCCTACGACGCATACGACAAGGTCGACTTCGACGTCCCCGTCGGCATGAACGGAGATTGTTACGACCGATACCTGATTCGAATGGCCGAGTTCCGACAGTCGCTGCGAATCATCGAGCAGTGCTGCAACGACATGCCTGCCGGCGCCGTTAAGGTGGAGGACTTCAAGATTAACTCGCCTCCTAGAAACCTCATGAAGGAGGATATGGAGGCCCTGATCCACCACTTCCTGCTCTACACAAAGGGATACTCTGTTCCTCCCGGAGAGACCTACACCGCCATCGAGGCCCCCAAGGGAGAGATGGGTGTCTACGTCGTCTCCGACGGTAGTGAGCGACcatacaagtgcaagaTCCGAGCCCCCGGATTTGCCCATCTCGGAGCCTTTGATCACATTGCCCGAGGACATTTCCTTCCCGACGCCGTGGCCATTATTGGTACCATGGATCTTGTGTTTGGAGAGGTTGATCGATAG
- a CDS encoding uncharacterized protein (Truncated form of YALI0F17270g, similar to uniprot|Q00245 Saccharomyces cerevisiae YIL118w RHO3 GTP-binding protein of the rho family, similar to Saccharomyces cerevisiae RHO3 (YIL118W); ancestral locus Anc_2.249), whose translation MTSPGPFHTSHFSPLVRLRLHSYAFSLSLSLSKYTTAHYHSNPVSRKIVILGDGASGKTSLLNVFTRGYFPHVYEPTVFENYVHDIFIDGQPVQLSLWDTAGQEEFDRLRSLSYSDTHTIMLCFSVDSRDSLENVQTKWVGEIADHCEGVKLVLVALKCDLRNNEEGGEGAKKTYVTYEQGLEVAKKIGALRYLECSAKMNRGVNEAFTEAARCALGAKPKGAAADDKEESSKCVIM comes from the coding sequence ATGACTTCACCAGGTCCATTTCATACCTCTCATTTCTCACCACTTGTGAGACTTCGTTTACACTCTTACgccttctctctctctctctctctctccaaaTATACCACAGCTCATTATCATTCTAACCCAGTTTCAAGAAAAATTGTCATTCTAGGTGATGGTGCTTCCGGTAAGACCTCTCTGCTGAACGTTTTCACTCGGGGATACTTCCCCCACGTGTACGAGCCCACCGTGTTTGAAAACTACGTGCATGACATTTTCATCGACGGCCAGCCCGTACAGCTGTCTCTGTGGGACACTGCTGGtcaggaggagtttgaccGACTACGATCTCTGTCGTACTCAGATACACACACCATCATGCTGTGTTTTTCCGTCGACTCGCGCGACTCGCTGGAAAACGTGCAGACCAAGTGGGTGGGTGAGATTGCCGACCACTGTGAGGGCGTCAAGTTGGTGCTGGTGGCTCTCAAGTGCGATCTGCGAAACAATGAGGAGGGCGGCGAGGGCGCCAAGAAGACGTACGTCACCTACGAGCAGGGCCTGgaggtggccaagaagattggCGCTCTTCGATACCTCGAGTGCTCGGCCAAGATGAACCGAGGAGTCAACGAGGCTTTTACCGAGGCTGCTCGATGTGCTCTGGGAGCTAAGCCCAAGGGCGCTGCAGCCGatgacaaggaggagtcttCCAAGTGCGTCATCATGTAG
- a CDS encoding uncharacterized protein (Compare to YALI0F17292g, no similarity, similar to Saccharomyces cerevisiae YDJ1 (YNL064C); ancestral locus Anc_2.243), whose translation MYCCSRNSWGNAPKSLSLSQSVVPQPKPNLESFPIILHGTGTCNFTSYRNSSLTESTMWRLGPRHFSTSAARAADSSTHYSILGVSVSATAAEIKTAFYQLSKVYHPDRVRNKSEEEQKMSRLKFEEVSMAYTVLSDPAQKRDYDQQNSYRFNGGSAGTQGNPNTGSGFHSTGMFRERPASGFNRRADKQRTSTFQGGYRTSKMKANTASSRFSGEHREASNYDVPHFDYDKHHHQQCSYEEHRVRHQRQQDEEFRQARRKKNEERQYHTQGGGINVGAVAGLGATGVVLIAMMCR comes from the coding sequence ATGTATTGTTGTTCCCGGAATTCCTGGGGGAACGCTCCGAAAAGTCTTTCCCTTTCCCAATCTGTTGTTCCCCAACCCAAGCCTAATCTTGAGTCTTTCCCGATAATCTTGCATGGCACTGGGACTTGTAATTTCACAAGTTACAGGAACAGCAGTCTTACAGAGTCCACCATGTGGCGACTAGGTCCTCGACACTTTTCCACGTCCGCCGCTCGGGCCGCAGACTCGTCGACCCACTACTCGATTCTGGGCGTCAGCGTGTCCGCCACGGCGGCAGAAATCAAAACCGCCTTCTACCAGCTCTCCAAGGTGTACCATCCCGACCGGGTCCGCAACAagagcgaggaggagcaaaAGATGAGCCGTCTCAAGTTCGAGGAGGTTTCCATGGCCTACACGGTGCTGTCTGATCCCGCTCAGAAGCGAGACTACGACCAGCAGAACTCGTACCGCTTTAATGGAGGCTCGGCAGGCACCCAGGGCAACCCCAACACTGGATCCGGATTCCACAGCACTGGAATGTTCCGCGAACGGCCTGCGTCTGGATTCAACCGACGGGCAGACAAGCAACGTACGTCCACGTTCCAGGGTGGCTACCGAACGTCGAAAATGAAGGCAAACACTGCTTCTTCGCGTTTTTCCGGAGAACACCGAGAGGCGTCCAACTACGACGTGCCTCACTTTGACTACGAtaaacaccaccaccaacagtGCTCGTACGAAGAACATAGAGTGCGACACCAGCGCCAGCAGGACGAGGAGTTTCGACAGGCCCGACGCAAGAAGAACGAAGAGAGACAGTATCATACCCAGGGAGGAGGCATTAACGTCGGAGCTGTTGCTGGGTTGGGGGCCACGGGTGTGGTGTTGATTGCCATGATGTGTAGATAG
- a CDS encoding uncharacterized protein (Compare to YALI0F17336g, no similarity), translating into MSATKPAENGKYRVATRGMVDEDVYDTRNRHVAAHQQHLRLRRIKNVLAKRTAISEMEADVIQGELARDLRLLVEAGALELPDIGDEHQLEQLLRDELQSHESVHGAVDGLVDGDLDGNVDVVMDLTDDEDGALEDEEERMIQEALELEARDIEHLVNQMNLDH; encoded by the coding sequence ATGAGTGCAACCAAACCAGCCGAAAACGGCAAGTATCGGGTGGCGACGCGCGGCAtggtggacgaggacgtGTACGATACCCGCAACCGCCACGTGGCCGCTCACCAACAGCACCTCCGGCTGCGACGCATCAAAAATGTGCTGGCCAAAAGAACTGCTATCTCTGAAATGGAGGCGGACGTCATCCAGGGCGAACTGGCCCGCGACTTGCGTCTCTTGGTGGAGGCAGGAGCCCTTGAGCTGCCAGACATTGGCGATGAGCACCAGCTGGAACAGCTGTTGCGAGACGAGTTACAGTCTCACGAATCGGTCCATGGAGCTGTCGATGGGCTCGTCGACGGCGATCTCGACGGAAACGTGGACGTAGTCATGGATCTgaccgacgacgaagatGGCGCACtggaagacgaagaagaacggATGATCCAGGAAGCCTTGGAACTGGAGGCCCGGGACATTGAGCATCTCGTCAACCAGATGAACCTCGATCATTAg